The Oncorhynchus mykiss isolate Arlee chromosome 20, USDA_OmykA_1.1, whole genome shotgun sequence genomic sequence TTTATCCCCCTGCTGTTTAGAATAATCTTGATAATAGCTACTTCACTTACCAGTGCATGGAATCCTCAAACCTCTTGTGTGCTCGCACTGACAGGTTTACTTAAACCACAGGTGCCCACATTGACAGGTAACCAGGTTTCCTTAGAAGTGCATAGGAATTTCAAGGGAACTCTACCTTCACTCAGCACCCTTTAAGGCCCCTCCTCCAACTACACAACATACAGAAATGTGACACccgcacacaaaaaaaaacaagtttgtaACGACTTGCAGCATGACACATTTGTCTGAAAGTACTGGTCAGTGGTCAAATACTGGTCAGTGGTCAAATACTGGTCAGTGGTCAAATACTGGTCAGTGGGCAAATACTGGTCAGTGGTCAAATACTGGTCAGTGGTCAAATACTGGTCAGTGGTCAAGTACTGGTCAGTGGTCAAATACTGGTCAGTGGTCAAATACTGGTCAGTGGTCAAATACTGGTCAGTGGTCAAGTACTGGTCAGTGGTCAAATACTGGTCAGTGGTCAAATACTGGTCAGTGGTCAAATACTGGTCAGTGGGCAAGATGTGGACCATCAGACAAGACAACAAGGCTTCATTTGAGCATTTCCTTAAGCTAATGAAGATAGTTTGAGTACCGCCATAGTTACTTTaactctgcctacatgtacactgccggtcaaaagttttagaacacctactcattcaagggtttttctttatttttactattttctacattgtataattaaAGGTGTTCTGACAAAATGAAATTCTAGGTCTTCTTTTTTCATGTACTCTGTTTTTAATCCCCCAAAAATTCTTCCTTGAACAGTTCCAGTAAAacgtttggaaacacctactcattcatgggtttttctttattcctattttctacattgtagaataatatcgaagacatcaaaactatgaagcaacacatatggaatcatgtagtaaccaaaaaagtattaaacaaatcaaaatatattttatatttgtgattcttcaaatAGCGACCCTTTGACTTGAGGACAGCTTTAAAcgagcttggcattctctcaaccagcagtcacctggaatgcatttcacttaacaggtgtgccttcttaaaagtgaatttgtgtaatttctttccatcttaatgcatttgagccaatcagttgtgttgtgacaagttggggggggggggggtatacagaagatagccctatgtggtagaagaccatgtccatattatggcaagaacagctcaaataagcaaagtgaaacgacagtccatcattactttaagatcgccataggaatggaagacccagagttacctctgctgcagaggatacgatcattagagttaccagcctcagaaattgcagctcacataaatgcttcacagagttaaagtaacagacacatctcaacatcaactgttcagaggagactgtgtgaatcgggccttcatggtcgaattgctgcaaagggggaaaatttgtcctttggtcttggTCTGGAacccaaattggagatttttggttccaaccgctgtgtctttgtgcgatgcggtgtgggtgaacggatgatctccgcatgcgtatttcccaccgtaaatcATGCAGGAGTTGttatggtgttggggtgctttgctggtggcactgtgatttatttagaatttaacacacacttaaccagcatgtctaccacagcattctgcagcgatacgccatcccacctggtttgggcttatcatttgtttttcaacaggacaatggcccaacacacctccaggctgtgtaagggctattttaccaagaaggggagtgatggagtggcCTCCACAGtaccccgacctcaaccaaattgaggtggtttgggatgagtgggaccgcagagtgaaggaaaagcaagtgctcagcatgtgaaaactccttcaagattgttggaaaagcattccaggtgaagctgtttttttttaacctttatttaactaggcaagtcagttaagaacacctttttattttcaatgacagcctaggaacagtgggtctgccttgttcaggggcagaacaacagatttttaccttgtcagctcaaggatttgatcttgcaaccttttggttactagtccaacactctaaccactaggctacctgctgccccagccaagagtgtgcaaagctgtcatcaaagcaaagggtggctatttgaagaatctcaaatataaattatatttagatttgttcaacacttttttggttactacatgattccatatctattatttcatagttttgatgtcctcactattattctacaacgtagaaaatagtacaaataaagaaaaacccatgaatgagtaggtgttctgtaacttttgaccggtagtgtacatattacctcaattacctcaactaaccgatgTCCTCGCACATTGATTCATTAtaggtaccccctgtgtatagcctcgctattgttattttacagttGCTCTTTAATTTTTTgttactttattttttatattttacccatcaattttttacttaacacttatttttcttagaattgcattgctggttaagggcttgtaagtaagcatttcactgatgtttacggcgcatgtgacaaataccatttgattttatttgcatTGAGaagattaaaaaaacattttgagaTATAATCTCAGTAAATATCTTACATGAATGTTGTGTGATAAATATGAATGGACAGTGTGCTATGATATTgagtcacactttatttggatagacCCATATAGAGGAattacagatggtcatactatcaacataatatctgttgataagcaactacTTTTAAGCAGAAAGCTTGTATGTATCACAGAATTCCCTTGAAATTCCTACCCAATATGCACTTCTCAGGAAGCCTGGCTACCTGTCAGTGTGGGCACCTGGGGTTTAATGAAACCTGTCAGTGTGAGCACACGGAGGTTTGAGGATTCCATGATGTGTAGGTAAGTGAAGTAGCTATTATGAAGATTATTGTAAACCACTGGGTGATAAGTGATAATCAAATATGTGATGACCAGAGTCACAAAACATAGAAACCACTCATTAGGCATGGTCTGTTTAATGTCTGAAAAacattctatactgaacaaaaatatgaacgcaacatgcaagGATTTCcaggattttactgagttacagttaatttaaggaaatcagtcaattgaaaggaattcattatgccctaatctatggatttcacatgactaggaatatcgatacagttgaagtcggaagtttacaaacacttaggtgtgagtcattaaaactcgtttttcaaccactctacaaatttcttgttaacaaactatagttgtttacagacagattatttcacttataattcactgtattccagtgggtcagaagtttttatacactaagttgactaactttaaacatggctttagaagcttctgataggctaattaacataatttgagtcaatttgaggtgtacctgtggatgtatttcaaggcctaccttcaaactcagtgcctctttgtttgacatcatgggaaaatcaaaagaaatcagccaagaactcagaaaaaaatggtagacctccgcaagtctggttcatccttgggagcaatttccaaacgcctgaaggtaccacgttcatctgtacaaacaatagtacgcaagtataaacaccattggaccacgtagccgtcataccgctcaggaaggagacgtgttctgtctccgagaggatgaatgtactttggtgcgaaaagtgcaaatcaatcccagaacaacagcaaaggaccttgtgaagatgctggaggaaacaggtaaaaaaatatctatatccacagtaaaacgagtcctatatcgacataacctgaaaggcagctcagcaaggaagaagccactactccaaaaccaccataaaaaagccagactacggtttgcaactgtacttTTTTaagaaatgtactctggtctgatgaaacaaaaatagaactgtttggctatcatgaccatcgttatgtttggagggaaaagggggagcatcatgttgtgggggttgctttgctgcaagagggactggtgctcttcacaaaatatatggcatcatgaggaaagaaaatgatgtggatatattgaagcaacatctcaagacatcagtcaggaagttaacacttggtggcaaatgggtcttccaaatggacaatgaccccaagcatacttccaacgttatggcaaaatgacttaaggacaacaaagtcaaggtattggagtgaccatcacaaagccctgacctcaatcctatagaaaatgtgtgggcagtactgaaaaagcgtgtgcgagcaaggagccctacaaacctgactcagttacaccagctctgtcaggaggaatgggccaaaattcacccaacttattgtgggaagcttgaggaaggttacccgaaacgtttgacccaagttaaacaatttaaaggcaatgctaccaaatactaattgagtgtatgtaaacttctgacccactgggaatgtaatgaaagaaataaaagctgaaataaataattctctctactaataatctgacatttcacattcttaaaataaagtggtgatcctaactgaccaaatcagggaatttttactagtattaaatgtcaggaattgtgaaactgagtttaaatgtatttggcatctgttgtttacagattttttttttctttccgcacttaaaaaaaaatagttAGGCCTTGGATAAaaatatctggtgtgaccaccatttgcctcatgccacgtgacacatctccttcgcattgaGTTAATAAGGCTgtttgttgattgtggcctgtggaatgttgtcccactcctcttcaatagctgtcgtacatgtcaatccagagcatcccaaacatgcatggggccatgcattatcatgctgaaacaagaggtgatggcggcgggtgaatggcacaacaatgggcctcaggatctcgtcgcGGTATCTCTGTGAATTCAAATTGCCATGGATgaaatgtaattgtgttcattgtccgttgcttatgcctgcccatacaataACTCCACCATCATAATGGGGCtttctgttcacaacattgacatcagcaaactgctcgcccacacgatgcctTACACGTGGtatgcagttgtgaggccggttggacgtattgccatattctttaaaacgacgttggaggtggcttatggacattcaattttctggcaacagctttggtggacattcctgctgtcagcattGCTCTCTCCCTTAAAATttgagacgtctgtggcattgtgttgtgtaacaaaactgcactttttttcaccagcacaaggtgcacctgtttaatgattgtgctgtttaagcatcatcttgatatgccacacctgtcaggtggatgaattatcttggcaatggagaaatgctcaataacagggatgtaaattaTTTTGTGCACATCATTTgtgagaaataagatttttgtgcatatggaaaattttTGGGACctattatttcagctcatgaaacatgggaccaacactttacaagttgcgttcatatttttgttcagtgtagttggaCAAAACAGGCATGTTCTAAACCGAAACAGTGTGGTGATTGCATAATTTAGTAAATTGTATAAATAGTTGAGTGGAATCATTTCGGGAAAAAAGATGTCCTGCTCTATTTATTATCTTGGTGTAAACAGCTGTATTAATTCAATTTGTTATAATATTTGAGAGATTAGTCCTAGCTAAATTAGTCCTAGTTAAATTGTCAATTAAAAACAGCTTTTGAAATTCCTTTGTGAATCTCATTATTTCTTTATGCCCCTAGCTTTCTTTATACGTACCGTGTCCTGGGTTCTATTCATTAGGCACTAgacggactgaaacagggagggactacctgaacttgtccaacaCTAAACGCtcgtttttgttttctgttgcaaaacgtttagcAACGATATGTCCTAATGGACACGACCCTGAGCACCCCAACTACGGGTCCCCGGTTGAGTCATACTGAAATAACAAACATGGCTTCCACTTACAGTCATGAGTGGAGAGCAGTTTGCGACAAATTTAATAATGCTCAAGATCTATCTGAAGTAGAATCAAGAAAAGACCCAGAAAATGACCCCTTTCGATCGAAGTATAAGGCAAGGGAGCTTTTGAGAGAGATTTACTGCTCTTTGAAGAATTTCGATGTCGGTGAAAACGAGAGCGTCAATGATGAAGCCGACCAGCGCCCGACAGAGCAGCCCGTTGacggaggaatggaggagagctTTGGGAGAGGCCACTGTGGAGATTCACCAGCCGGATCAAGAGCAGCTAAACTCGGGGCGGTGGAGTATTATCTTGGTGTAAACCACGTGGAAACAGAAGAGCTGTCCGCTGGAGAGGAACATTTGATGAATTGCATGACATTGCTGGAGAAGTGCAGCATATCACCCGAGAACGTGTCTTTGTTCATCCAAGTCAGggtaatcaaattaaattgtattaatCACATACACAGTTTACAGCCGTTATAAAAGTGCAGCTCCCTCAACAATGCAGTATAGAGCACCTAGCACTCTTTAATTTAGTCCGCAACTAGCAGTCCAGTGCATAATATTTGTATAATTAAATATGCACACACATGGTCTAACTTTAGCTAAAGATAATGAGTTAAGTAGCCAGTAAAATTCTGTAAACTGACTGccgtttttgtcttttttttacagaatcaACTGGGCATTCTGTGGGCTGGCAGGGATGAAATTGAGAAAGCCCAAGGATTTTTGGAAACTGCAGAAGCAATGTATATTCGTTACATGAAAGAGGTAGCTAGTCATGACACTGTCTAGATGCATAATTTACCTACTTAGCTAGGTTCATTTTGGGAGAAGAGAAAACGGCAGCATCATCTTTCATCAGGAAGGCCAGCCACAGTGCATTCTAGTTTATTGTCCTGTCAGACTTAATTCTATGGCGGCTGTTTAATAATTGTGACCTTGAAAAGGCTGAAGGAAAAATCTATTGTTTTGTTTTATTCACACCATAGGATGGGCAACCCCCAATGGACCTCACCGAGTTCTTTGTAGCAGAGGAAGAAGCATTACCCCAACAGGAGAGGACCAAGAGGTGTTGTGGAGTCTCAACAATTTCATAAATAAATGACATTGCTCTTTTTTAAACTTTTCCCTCTCTTCAAACAGATTTGAAATGGCTTATACCCACACACTGTACTATCTTGCACAAGTGTACAAGAACTTGGAGCAGTATGAGAAAGCTGGGGGCTACTGCCACAGCACTCTGCAGAGACAGCTGGAATTCAACCAGTTCCTTCCTCTGGAATGGGCCATCAACGCAGCCACGTTATCACAATATTACATCACCAAGGTAAATGATTAACTGTAAAAATGTGTTGTCTTCATCAAGATGAATGACTTGTTATGTATTTACAGTCAGTACATGACTTGATTTCTTTCTAATGATATTTGGTATTTTTAATAGGATCCCCATttctatttattatggatcccataataataataataatggtgtgaaagcagcagctactcttccagggggtcgacatgacataatacagaacattaactcTGGATTAATCTCACATATTTTGTTCTTCCTCCCAGACCCTCTACATGGAGGGCAGGCACTGTCTATCTGCTGCCAGTGTCATAGCAGACCTGGCCGGGGAGGTCCCCTCAGAAGCCGCTGCCCAGGAGAGTAAGTTCTCACTCTGAATTCATATACTCAGCCTTGATAGTATATGTTCTTTCTGAAATGTTTGTGAAGTTGTCTTTCATTCAATActcattaatacacatctcaaacCTTTTTCTTTAGGTGAAGCTGAAGCTGAGAAGCGAGACCAACTTCGACAGAAGAGAGCTGAAATAGCCAGGTGTTGGATAAAATACTGTCTTAATTTGTTGCAAGATGCCAAGAAACTTCTCGAGGTAATTTAGATATATTCAGATCAAATGTAATTCTGTAGATGATTAGCCTATAATTGTGAGACAATATCTTATTCTTATGTCTACTGGTCTGAGCAGGACAACATTGGAGAGCTAGATATGGATCGTCAGGCAGAGCTGAGAGCAACACGgctaaaggaggaggaggagaaggagaggggaaggaagagtGCTGTTCTGTTTGGTTCCAGTGACACCTTTGACTCCATCTGTGGCCTGGAGGAGAAAGTGAGTTGTGTCTTCCCTGTGGACTTTGAGGAAGCCCGCGCCATCTTCCTGGTTGGCCAGACCTACGTAAATCAAGCCAAGGAGTACTTTGAGATGGACGGCCACGTCACAGACCACATCGAGATCCTGCAGGACCACAGCGCTCTCTTCAAGGCCCTGGCCTTCTTCGAGGAGGACCTGGAGCGGCGCTGTAAGATGCACAAGCGGCGTGTGGACATGATGGAGCCCATCTGCAAAGACCTGAACGCCCAGTACTACCTCCTCGTCTGCCGCCAGCTGCAGTTTGAGCTGGCTGAGACCTACTACGAGATGATGGATCTCAAGCTGGCCGTGGCCAACAAGCAGGACGACTTGGATGCGCATACGGTCAAGAAGTTTAAccacctctgctcctcctccaccaaattcTACCAGATGTTCCTCGACTCCGTCCGCTCACCAGAGGGCAAATGGCCGGAGAAACTGGAGGACGAGGTGCTGAGGCCGGCACTGGTGGCTAAGTTCCGGGTGGCTCGTCTCCACAGCAGGCTGATCTCGTCCAGCAAAACCATTCAGCTGGAGAACCTGAACCGCTCCCTGGAGTGCTACAACTTTGTGGTCCAGTACTGCAAGGACAACCCAGAGGCTAAAAGCGCCATCGAGACAGAGCTGGAGCTGAGCGAAGAGATGGTCAGCCTTCTGCCCCTCAAGATCAACCGACTCCAGGCAAATCTGGCCTCCTCTAACTGACTCTAAATGTGTCCTAAACGCTACACGACAAAGCTTGCTTAAACACCCCTATCATATATTGCATATGTAATTCTCCTCAACCCCCATCTGCATTTCCTGATGTCACTGTGTAAATTGTTACTCTTTGACcaattaaccacacctttaataGCTTAAAACAATTAGTTATATGCATGATAACACATACATTGCCTAATTTATTTGTTCTAGCTGATTGAAAATAACTTATGGTATGTAGATATGTAGCTAAAAACAATTTAATGGAAATATGAATTAACTGATGTGATATTTGTTTTAAAATGATGTTTTTCGGTTTATTTCCAACTGACAACCCAAAATAAACATAGGTGCAAATCACTTTTACTTGTCTCTCAAATTATAATTGTGTAAGTTAATTTGAACCATTCGGTTGATTATGACGATCTATGTGTTCTTGTCCAGCAAGTGTCAATTGTGTTTTTAATACAGTATCAAATCGTATCTATGTATTTGAGTTCCAAGCAGATTTGTTGCTGCGTCAGAGTAGACAGCGGTGTGGGCTACGTCGGAGTGAGAGTGGGGCTTATAAGGAACCTGAAGAGGGCGCTGTTACTCATCAAATGGCTTCTGACATAGAATTGCATTAAATTCTTTTATCAAAAGCAATTTTATCAGACCTTCAAATACGATGATAGATTCATGCAATGCTTTTATTAATAATATCCACAGGCAGAGGTTACAGTGGAAGTTATTTATCTAGCTACTTTATTCTGTTAGTAGTACTACAAGAACTTTACTTCATTGTCAGTACTATACTAATTTGAAAGGTAAATATACCCATTGCTCTCAGGCTAGTACAAGCATAGATGTCTTACCCTATCATAAACCCAAATCTAAGACACTTCCTCCATTGCTTAGGTTTTTGTAACAATTTTAGTTTGAAAAATAGTGTATATATTAAAGGTATTATGTTGATGTCATGAACTGTCAGTCCTAGTGTCTATAGCTCTGTATATGAATTTTGAATGTTGTTACATTTCCTCAACCCCATCTCTTTGCTTACCAAACAAAGTGGCAGGGCCAGGCTGATGAAATATCAGATTGTGCCTTTAATTGGAAATTACCC encodes the following:
- the kifbp gene encoding KIF-binding protein — encoded protein: MASTYSHEWRAVCDKFNNAQDLSEVESRKDPENDPFRSKYKARELLREIYCSLKNFDVGENESVNDEADQRPTEQPVDGGMEESFGRGHCGDSPAGSRAAKLGAVEYYLGVNHVETEELSAGEEHLMNCMTLLEKCSISPENVSLFIQVRNQLGILWAGRDEIEKAQGFLETAEAMYIRYMKEDGQPPMDLTEFFVAEEEALPQQERTKRFEMAYTHTLYYLAQVYKNLEQYEKAGGYCHSTLQRQLEFNQFLPLEWAINAATLSQYYITKTLYMEGRHCLSAASVIADLAGEVPSEAAAQESEAEAEKRDQLRQKRAEIARCWIKYCLNLLQDAKKLLEDNIGELDMDRQAELRATRLKEEEEKERGRKSAVLFGSSDTFDSICGLEEKVSCVFPVDFEEARAIFLVGQTYVNQAKEYFEMDGHVTDHIEILQDHSALFKALAFFEEDLERRCKMHKRRVDMMEPICKDLNAQYYLLVCRQLQFELAETYYEMMDLKLAVANKQDDLDAHTVKKFNHLCSSSTKFYQMFLDSVRSPEGKWPEKLEDEVLRPALVAKFRVARLHSRLISSSKTIQLENLNRSLECYNFVVQYCKDNPEAKSAIETELELSEEMVSLLPLKINRLQANLASSN